The following proteins are encoded in a genomic region of Anabas testudineus chromosome 13, fAnaTes1.2, whole genome shotgun sequence:
- the LOC113166643 gene encoding unconventional myosin-Ic isoform X5 gives MDYRWNQVVASDGVRAMMESALTARDRVGVQDFVLLENYTSEAAFIENLRKRFKENLIYTYIGSVLVSVNPYKDLEIYTKNHMERYRGVNFYEVSPHIYAVADNSYRSMRTERKDQCILISGESGAGKTEASKKILQYYAVTCPASEHVQTIKDRLLQSNPVLEAFGNAKTLRNDNSSRFGKYMDIQFDFRGAPVGGHIINYLLEKSRVVHQNHGERNFHIFYQLIEGGEEDLLRRLGLERNPQQYQYLVKGNCPKVSSINDRSDWKVVRKALNVIGFNEDEVEELLNIIASVLHLGNVQYGGEESNACITSDTQIKYLARLLGVNGTVLTEALTHKKIIAKGEELMSPLNLEQASSARDALAKAVYGRTFTWLVNKINASLAYTDDSYKHFSVIGLLDIYGFEVFQNNSFEQFCINYCNEKLQQLFIELTLKSEQEEYEAEGITWEPVQYFNNKIICDLVEEKFKGIISILDEECLRPGDASDTTFLEKLEDTVGGHPHFVTHKLADGKTRKVMGRDEFRLLHYAGEVNYNVNGFLDKNNDLLFRNLKEVMCMSENTILTQCFDREELSDKKRPDTAATQFKVSLAKLMEILMSKEPSYVRCIKPNDSKQAARFDEVLIRHQVKYLGLMENLRVRRAGFAYRRRYEIFLQRYKSLCPDTWPNWQGKLADGVSTLVKHLGYKPEEYKMGRSKIFIRFPKTLFATEDALETRKHSLATKLQAGWRGYSQKSKYQKLRTSAIAIQAWWRGILARRRAKRRREAANTIRRFIKGFIYRHNERCPENEYFLDYVRYSFLMKLHRNLPKNVLDKSWPTPPAALTEASEHLRKMCMHNMVWSYCKKISPEWKHQMEQKMIASEVFKDKKDNYPQSVPKLFVSTRLNGEDINPKVLQALGSEKMKYAVPVIKYDRKGYKARPRQLLLTGSSAVIVEEGKIKQRINYEALKGISVSSLSDGLFVLHVPSDDNKQKVKGDVILQSDHVIETLTKIMICADKINSININQGSIQFTVAQGKEGIIDFTPGSELLVAKAKNGHLSVTAPRLNSR, from the exons ATGGACTATCGTTGGAATCAG GTGGTGGCTAGTGACGGGGTCCGGGCTATGATGGAGTCGGCCCTGACAGCCAGAGACCGGGTGGGCGTGCAGGACTTTGTCCTGCTGGAAAACTACACCAGCGAGGCTGCCTTCATAGAGAACCTTCGCAAGCGCTTTAAAGAGAACCTCATCTAT ACATACATTGGTTCAGTGCTGGTGTCAGTGAACCCATACAAAGACCTGGAGATCTACACAAAGAACCACATGGAACGATACCGCGGGGTCAACTTCTATGAGGTCTCACCACACAT CTATGCAGTGGCAGACAACTCGTACCGATCCATGAGGACGGAGAGGAAGGACCAGTGCATCCTGATCTCTGGGGAGAGCGGAGCTGGCAAGACTGAGGCGTCCAAGAAGATCCTGCAGTACTATGCTGTCACCTGTCCAGCCAGTGAGCATGTGCAGACCATCAAAGACCGCCTACTGCAGTCTAACCCAGTGCTGGAG GCCTTCGGCAATGCAAAGACATTGCGGAATGACAACTCGAGCCGCTTTGGAAAGTACATGGACATTCAGTTTGACTTCAGG GGTGCCCCAGTGGGAGGCCATATCATCAACTACCTGCTGGAGAAGTCCCGCGTGGTCCACCAGAATCACGGAGAGAGAAACTTCCACATTTTCTATCAGCTGAttgagggaggggaggaggaccTGCTGAGACGGCTGGGCCTGGAGAGGAACCCTCAGCAGTACCAGTACCTGGTCAAA gGTAACTGTCCCAAAGTGAGCTCCATCAACGATCGCAGTGATTGGAAGGTGGTGAGGAAAGCCTTGAATGTGATTGGCTTCAACGAGGACGAGGTGGAA gaGTTGTTGAACATAATTGCCAGCGTGCTCCATCTGGGGAACGTTCAGTACGGTGGAGAGGAAAGCAACGCCTGCATCacttcagacacacagataaaataCCTAGCCAGG TTGTTGGGAGTGAATGGCACAGTGCTGACAGAGGCACTCACACACAAGAAGATAATTGCCAAGGGAGAGGAG CTGATGAGCCCGCTGAACCTGGAGCAGGCGTCCTCAGCTCGGGATGCTCTGGCCAAGGCAGTGTACGGACGCACCTTCACCTGGCTGGTTAACAAGATCAACGCTTCACTGGCATACAcg GATGACTCCTATAAACATTTCTCTGTCATTGGTCTGTTGGACATCTATGGCTTTGAGGTCTTCCAGAACAACAG ctTTGAGCAGTTCTGCATCAACTACTGTAACGAGAAACTGCAGCAACTCTTCATTGAGCTCACCCTCAAGTCAGAGCAGGAGGAGTACGAGGCCGAAGGCATCACG TGGGAGCCAGTGCAGTACTTCAACAACAAGATCATCTGTGACCTGGTGGAGGAGAAGTTCAAAGGCATCATCTCCATCCTG GATGAGGAGTGCCTGAGACCTGGAGACGCCAGTGATACCACCTTcctggagaagctggaggacACCGTGGGAGGACACCCACACTTTGTAAC TCACAAACTGGCTGATGGAAAAACCCGGAAGGTAATGGGCCGTGACGAATTCCGATTGCTGCATTATGCTGGAGAGGTCAACTACAATGTCAACG GGTTTTTGGACAAGAACAATGATCTTCTCTTCAGGAACTTAAAAGAG GTTATGTGTATGTCGGAGAACACCATCCTGACCCAGTGCTTTGACAGGGAGGAGCTGAGCGACAAGAAGCGTCCAGACACG GCGGCCACCCAGTTCAAAGTCAGTCTGGCGAAACTAATGGAGATCCTCATGTCCAAGGAGCCGTCGTACGTCCGCTGCATCAAGCCCAATGACTCCAAGCAAGCAG CTCGGTTTGATGAGGTGTTGATCCGTCACCAGGTCAAGTATCTGGGTCTGATGGAGAATCTGAGGGTGAGGAGAGCCGGCTTTGCTTACAGACGACGCTACGAGATTTTCCTGCAGAG gTATAAATCACTGTGTCCAGACACGTGGCCTAACTGGCAGGGGAAACTGGCTGATGGAGTGTCCACTCTGGTCAAACACCTGGGATACAAGCCTGAGGAGTACAAAATGGGCAG gTCAAAAATCTTCATACGTTTCCCAAAGACCTTGTTTGCCACAGAGGATGCATTAGAGACGAGGAAACACAGTCTTG CCACCAAGCTGCAGGCAGGATGGAGAGGCTACAGCCAAAAGTCCAAATACCAAAAACTGAGAACTTCAG CTATTGCCATCCAGGCGTGGTGGAGGGGGATCCTAGCCAGAAGGAGGGCCAAGCGCAGGCGAGAGGCTGCTAACACGATCCGCAG GTTCATCAAGGGCTTTATCTACCGTCACAATGAGCGCTGTCCGGAGAACGAGTATTTCCTGGATTACGTTCGCTACTCCTTCCTGATGAAACTGCACAGGAACCTGCCCAAGAACGTCCTGGACAAGAGCTGGCCGACACCTCCAGCTGCTCTCACTGAG GCGTCAGAGCATTTGCGTAAGATGTGCATGCACAACATGGTGTGGAGCTACTGCAAGAAGATCAGTCCTGAGTGGAAACACCAG ATGGAACAGAAGATGATCGCCAGTGAGGTCTTCAAGGACAAAAAAGACAACTATCCACAGAGCGTGCCCAAACTGTTTGTCAGCACAAGACTCA ATGGAGAGGACATCAACCCCAAGGTGCTGCAGGCTCTGGGCAGTGAGAAGATGAAG TACGCAGTGCCTGTTATCAAGTACGACAGAAAAGGATACAAAGCTCGACCCCGCCAGTTGCTGCTCACCGGCAGCAGTGCTGTTATCGTAGAGGAGGGCAAAATCAAACAGCGCATCAACTACGAAGCTctgaaag gtatctcAGTCAGCTCTCTTAGTGACGGCTTGTTTGTTCTGCACGTGCCCAGTGATGACAACAAACAGAAGGTGAAG GGAGATGTGATTCTGCAGAGTGACCACGTGATTGAGACCTTGACCAAAATCATGATCTGTGCCGACAAGatcaacagcatcaacatcaaCCAGGGCAG TATACAGTTTACGGTGGCTCAGGGGAAAGAGGGGATAATCGACTTCACACCTGGATCAGAGCTACTGGTGGCCAAGGCTAAGAATGGACATCTGTCTGTG
- the LOC113166643 gene encoding unconventional myosin-Ic isoform X1: MKYRPLVVASDGVRAMMESALTARDRVGVQDFVLLENYTSEAAFIENLRKRFKENLIYTYIGSVLVSVNPYKDLEIYTKNHMERYRGVNFYEVSPHIYAVADNSYRSMRTERKDQCILISGESGAGKTEASKKILQYYAVTCPASEHVQTIKDRLLQSNPVLEAFGNAKTLRNDNSSRFGKYMDIQFDFRGAPVGGHIINYLLEKSRVVHQNHGERNFHIFYQLIEGGEEDLLRRLGLERNPQQYQYLVKGNCPKVSSINDRSDWKVVRKALNVIGFNEDEVEELLNIIASVLHLGNVQYGGEESNACITSDTQIKYLARLLGVNGTVLTEALTHKKIIAKGEELMSPLNLEQASSARDALAKAVYGRTFTWLVNKINASLAYTDDSYKHFSVIGLLDIYGFEVFQNNSFEQFCINYCNEKLQQLFIELTLKSEQEEYEAEGITWEPVQYFNNKIICDLVEEKFKGIISILDEECLRPGDASDTTFLEKLEDTVGGHPHFVTHKLADGKTRKVMGRDEFRLLHYAGEVNYNVNGFLDKNNDLLFRNLKEVMCMSENTILTQCFDREELSDKKRPDTAATQFKVSLAKLMEILMSKEPSYVRCIKPNDSKQAARFDEVLIRHQVKYLGLMENLRVRRAGFAYRRRYEIFLQRYKSLCPDTWPNWQGKLADGVSTLVKHLGYKPEEYKMGRSKIFIRFPKTLFATEDALETRKHSLATKLQAGWRGYSQKSKYQKLRTSAIAIQAWWRGILARRRAKRRREAANTIRRFIKGFIYRHNERCPENEYFLDYVRYSFLMKLHRNLPKNVLDKSWPTPPAALTEASEHLRKMCMHNMVWSYCKKISPEWKHQMEQKMIASEVFKDKKDNYPQSVPKLFVSTRLNGEDINPKVLQALGSEKMKYAVPVIKYDRKGYKARPRQLLLTGSSAVIVEEGKIKQRINYEALKGISVSSLSDGLFVLHVPSDDNKQKVKGDVILQSDHVIETLTKIMICADKINSININQGSIQFTVAQGKEGIIDFTPGSELLVAKAKNGHLSVTAPRLNSR; encoded by the exons ATGAAGTACAGACCTCTG GTGGTGGCTAGTGACGGGGTCCGGGCTATGATGGAGTCGGCCCTGACAGCCAGAGACCGGGTGGGCGTGCAGGACTTTGTCCTGCTGGAAAACTACACCAGCGAGGCTGCCTTCATAGAGAACCTTCGCAAGCGCTTTAAAGAGAACCTCATCTAT ACATACATTGGTTCAGTGCTGGTGTCAGTGAACCCATACAAAGACCTGGAGATCTACACAAAGAACCACATGGAACGATACCGCGGGGTCAACTTCTATGAGGTCTCACCACACAT CTATGCAGTGGCAGACAACTCGTACCGATCCATGAGGACGGAGAGGAAGGACCAGTGCATCCTGATCTCTGGGGAGAGCGGAGCTGGCAAGACTGAGGCGTCCAAGAAGATCCTGCAGTACTATGCTGTCACCTGTCCAGCCAGTGAGCATGTGCAGACCATCAAAGACCGCCTACTGCAGTCTAACCCAGTGCTGGAG GCCTTCGGCAATGCAAAGACATTGCGGAATGACAACTCGAGCCGCTTTGGAAAGTACATGGACATTCAGTTTGACTTCAGG GGTGCCCCAGTGGGAGGCCATATCATCAACTACCTGCTGGAGAAGTCCCGCGTGGTCCACCAGAATCACGGAGAGAGAAACTTCCACATTTTCTATCAGCTGAttgagggaggggaggaggaccTGCTGAGACGGCTGGGCCTGGAGAGGAACCCTCAGCAGTACCAGTACCTGGTCAAA gGTAACTGTCCCAAAGTGAGCTCCATCAACGATCGCAGTGATTGGAAGGTGGTGAGGAAAGCCTTGAATGTGATTGGCTTCAACGAGGACGAGGTGGAA gaGTTGTTGAACATAATTGCCAGCGTGCTCCATCTGGGGAACGTTCAGTACGGTGGAGAGGAAAGCAACGCCTGCATCacttcagacacacagataaaataCCTAGCCAGG TTGTTGGGAGTGAATGGCACAGTGCTGACAGAGGCACTCACACACAAGAAGATAATTGCCAAGGGAGAGGAG CTGATGAGCCCGCTGAACCTGGAGCAGGCGTCCTCAGCTCGGGATGCTCTGGCCAAGGCAGTGTACGGACGCACCTTCACCTGGCTGGTTAACAAGATCAACGCTTCACTGGCATACAcg GATGACTCCTATAAACATTTCTCTGTCATTGGTCTGTTGGACATCTATGGCTTTGAGGTCTTCCAGAACAACAG ctTTGAGCAGTTCTGCATCAACTACTGTAACGAGAAACTGCAGCAACTCTTCATTGAGCTCACCCTCAAGTCAGAGCAGGAGGAGTACGAGGCCGAAGGCATCACG TGGGAGCCAGTGCAGTACTTCAACAACAAGATCATCTGTGACCTGGTGGAGGAGAAGTTCAAAGGCATCATCTCCATCCTG GATGAGGAGTGCCTGAGACCTGGAGACGCCAGTGATACCACCTTcctggagaagctggaggacACCGTGGGAGGACACCCACACTTTGTAAC TCACAAACTGGCTGATGGAAAAACCCGGAAGGTAATGGGCCGTGACGAATTCCGATTGCTGCATTATGCTGGAGAGGTCAACTACAATGTCAACG GGTTTTTGGACAAGAACAATGATCTTCTCTTCAGGAACTTAAAAGAG GTTATGTGTATGTCGGAGAACACCATCCTGACCCAGTGCTTTGACAGGGAGGAGCTGAGCGACAAGAAGCGTCCAGACACG GCGGCCACCCAGTTCAAAGTCAGTCTGGCGAAACTAATGGAGATCCTCATGTCCAAGGAGCCGTCGTACGTCCGCTGCATCAAGCCCAATGACTCCAAGCAAGCAG CTCGGTTTGATGAGGTGTTGATCCGTCACCAGGTCAAGTATCTGGGTCTGATGGAGAATCTGAGGGTGAGGAGAGCCGGCTTTGCTTACAGACGACGCTACGAGATTTTCCTGCAGAG gTATAAATCACTGTGTCCAGACACGTGGCCTAACTGGCAGGGGAAACTGGCTGATGGAGTGTCCACTCTGGTCAAACACCTGGGATACAAGCCTGAGGAGTACAAAATGGGCAG gTCAAAAATCTTCATACGTTTCCCAAAGACCTTGTTTGCCACAGAGGATGCATTAGAGACGAGGAAACACAGTCTTG CCACCAAGCTGCAGGCAGGATGGAGAGGCTACAGCCAAAAGTCCAAATACCAAAAACTGAGAACTTCAG CTATTGCCATCCAGGCGTGGTGGAGGGGGATCCTAGCCAGAAGGAGGGCCAAGCGCAGGCGAGAGGCTGCTAACACGATCCGCAG GTTCATCAAGGGCTTTATCTACCGTCACAATGAGCGCTGTCCGGAGAACGAGTATTTCCTGGATTACGTTCGCTACTCCTTCCTGATGAAACTGCACAGGAACCTGCCCAAGAACGTCCTGGACAAGAGCTGGCCGACACCTCCAGCTGCTCTCACTGAG GCGTCAGAGCATTTGCGTAAGATGTGCATGCACAACATGGTGTGGAGCTACTGCAAGAAGATCAGTCCTGAGTGGAAACACCAG ATGGAACAGAAGATGATCGCCAGTGAGGTCTTCAAGGACAAAAAAGACAACTATCCACAGAGCGTGCCCAAACTGTTTGTCAGCACAAGACTCA ATGGAGAGGACATCAACCCCAAGGTGCTGCAGGCTCTGGGCAGTGAGAAGATGAAG TACGCAGTGCCTGTTATCAAGTACGACAGAAAAGGATACAAAGCTCGACCCCGCCAGTTGCTGCTCACCGGCAGCAGTGCTGTTATCGTAGAGGAGGGCAAAATCAAACAGCGCATCAACTACGAAGCTctgaaag gtatctcAGTCAGCTCTCTTAGTGACGGCTTGTTTGTTCTGCACGTGCCCAGTGATGACAACAAACAGAAGGTGAAG GGAGATGTGATTCTGCAGAGTGACCACGTGATTGAGACCTTGACCAAAATCATGATCTGTGCCGACAAGatcaacagcatcaacatcaaCCAGGGCAG TATACAGTTTACGGTGGCTCAGGGGAAAGAGGGGATAATCGACTTCACACCTGGATCAGAGCTACTGGTGGCCAAGGCTAAGAATGGACATCTGTCTGTG
- the LOC113166643 gene encoding unconventional myosin-Ic isoform X2, producing the protein MKYRPLVVASDGVRAMMESALTARDRVGVQDFVLLENYTSEAAFIENLRKRFKENLIYTYIGSVLVSVNPYKDLEIYTKNHMERYRGVNFYEVSPHIYAVADNSYRSMRTERKDQCILISGESGAGKTEASKKILQYYAVTCPASEHVQTIKDRLLQSNPVLEAFGNAKTLRNDNSSRFGKYMDIQFDFRGAPVGGHIINYLLEKSRVVHQNHGERNFHIFYQLIEGGEEDLLRRLGLERNPQQYQYLVKGNCPKVSSINDRSDWKVVRKALNVIGFNEDEVEELLNIIASVLHLGNVQYGGEESNACITSDTQIKYLARLLGVNGTVLTEALTHKKIIAKGEELMSPLNLEQASSARDALAKAVYGRTFTWLVNKINASLAYTDDSYKHFSVIGLLDIYGFEVFQNNSFEQFCINYCNEKLQQLFIELTLKSEQEEYEAEGITWEPVQYFNNKIICDLVEEKFKGIISILDEECLRPGDASDTTFLEKLEDTVGGHPHFVTHKLADGKTRKVMGRDEFRLLHYAGEVNYNVNGFLDKNNDLLFRNLKEVMCMSENTILTQCFDREELSDKKRPDTAATQFKVSLAKLMEILMSKEPSYVRCIKPNDSKQAARFDEVLIRHQVKYLGLMENLRVRRAGFAYRRRYEIFLQRYKSLCPDTWPNWQGKLADGVSTLVKHLGYKPEEYKMGRSKIFIRFPKTLFATEDALETRKHSLATKLQAGWRGYSQKSKYQKLRTSAIAIQAWWRGILARRRAKRRREAANTIRRFIKGFIYRHNERCPENEYFLDYVRYSFLMKLHRNLPKNVLDKSWPTPPAALTEASEHLRKMCMHNMVWSYCKKISPEWKHQMEQKMIASEVFKDKKDNYPQSVPKLFVSTRLNGEDINPKVLQALGSEKMKYAVPVIKYDRKGYKARPRQLLLTGSSAVIVEEGKIKQRINYEALKGISVSSLSDGLFVLHVPSDDNKQKGDVILQSDHVIETLTKIMICADKINSININQGSIQFTVAQGKEGIIDFTPGSELLVAKAKNGHLSVTAPRLNSR; encoded by the exons ATGAAGTACAGACCTCTG GTGGTGGCTAGTGACGGGGTCCGGGCTATGATGGAGTCGGCCCTGACAGCCAGAGACCGGGTGGGCGTGCAGGACTTTGTCCTGCTGGAAAACTACACCAGCGAGGCTGCCTTCATAGAGAACCTTCGCAAGCGCTTTAAAGAGAACCTCATCTAT ACATACATTGGTTCAGTGCTGGTGTCAGTGAACCCATACAAAGACCTGGAGATCTACACAAAGAACCACATGGAACGATACCGCGGGGTCAACTTCTATGAGGTCTCACCACACAT CTATGCAGTGGCAGACAACTCGTACCGATCCATGAGGACGGAGAGGAAGGACCAGTGCATCCTGATCTCTGGGGAGAGCGGAGCTGGCAAGACTGAGGCGTCCAAGAAGATCCTGCAGTACTATGCTGTCACCTGTCCAGCCAGTGAGCATGTGCAGACCATCAAAGACCGCCTACTGCAGTCTAACCCAGTGCTGGAG GCCTTCGGCAATGCAAAGACATTGCGGAATGACAACTCGAGCCGCTTTGGAAAGTACATGGACATTCAGTTTGACTTCAGG GGTGCCCCAGTGGGAGGCCATATCATCAACTACCTGCTGGAGAAGTCCCGCGTGGTCCACCAGAATCACGGAGAGAGAAACTTCCACATTTTCTATCAGCTGAttgagggaggggaggaggaccTGCTGAGACGGCTGGGCCTGGAGAGGAACCCTCAGCAGTACCAGTACCTGGTCAAA gGTAACTGTCCCAAAGTGAGCTCCATCAACGATCGCAGTGATTGGAAGGTGGTGAGGAAAGCCTTGAATGTGATTGGCTTCAACGAGGACGAGGTGGAA gaGTTGTTGAACATAATTGCCAGCGTGCTCCATCTGGGGAACGTTCAGTACGGTGGAGAGGAAAGCAACGCCTGCATCacttcagacacacagataaaataCCTAGCCAGG TTGTTGGGAGTGAATGGCACAGTGCTGACAGAGGCACTCACACACAAGAAGATAATTGCCAAGGGAGAGGAG CTGATGAGCCCGCTGAACCTGGAGCAGGCGTCCTCAGCTCGGGATGCTCTGGCCAAGGCAGTGTACGGACGCACCTTCACCTGGCTGGTTAACAAGATCAACGCTTCACTGGCATACAcg GATGACTCCTATAAACATTTCTCTGTCATTGGTCTGTTGGACATCTATGGCTTTGAGGTCTTCCAGAACAACAG ctTTGAGCAGTTCTGCATCAACTACTGTAACGAGAAACTGCAGCAACTCTTCATTGAGCTCACCCTCAAGTCAGAGCAGGAGGAGTACGAGGCCGAAGGCATCACG TGGGAGCCAGTGCAGTACTTCAACAACAAGATCATCTGTGACCTGGTGGAGGAGAAGTTCAAAGGCATCATCTCCATCCTG GATGAGGAGTGCCTGAGACCTGGAGACGCCAGTGATACCACCTTcctggagaagctggaggacACCGTGGGAGGACACCCACACTTTGTAAC TCACAAACTGGCTGATGGAAAAACCCGGAAGGTAATGGGCCGTGACGAATTCCGATTGCTGCATTATGCTGGAGAGGTCAACTACAATGTCAACG GGTTTTTGGACAAGAACAATGATCTTCTCTTCAGGAACTTAAAAGAG GTTATGTGTATGTCGGAGAACACCATCCTGACCCAGTGCTTTGACAGGGAGGAGCTGAGCGACAAGAAGCGTCCAGACACG GCGGCCACCCAGTTCAAAGTCAGTCTGGCGAAACTAATGGAGATCCTCATGTCCAAGGAGCCGTCGTACGTCCGCTGCATCAAGCCCAATGACTCCAAGCAAGCAG CTCGGTTTGATGAGGTGTTGATCCGTCACCAGGTCAAGTATCTGGGTCTGATGGAGAATCTGAGGGTGAGGAGAGCCGGCTTTGCTTACAGACGACGCTACGAGATTTTCCTGCAGAG gTATAAATCACTGTGTCCAGACACGTGGCCTAACTGGCAGGGGAAACTGGCTGATGGAGTGTCCACTCTGGTCAAACACCTGGGATACAAGCCTGAGGAGTACAAAATGGGCAG gTCAAAAATCTTCATACGTTTCCCAAAGACCTTGTTTGCCACAGAGGATGCATTAGAGACGAGGAAACACAGTCTTG CCACCAAGCTGCAGGCAGGATGGAGAGGCTACAGCCAAAAGTCCAAATACCAAAAACTGAGAACTTCAG CTATTGCCATCCAGGCGTGGTGGAGGGGGATCCTAGCCAGAAGGAGGGCCAAGCGCAGGCGAGAGGCTGCTAACACGATCCGCAG GTTCATCAAGGGCTTTATCTACCGTCACAATGAGCGCTGTCCGGAGAACGAGTATTTCCTGGATTACGTTCGCTACTCCTTCCTGATGAAACTGCACAGGAACCTGCCCAAGAACGTCCTGGACAAGAGCTGGCCGACACCTCCAGCTGCTCTCACTGAG GCGTCAGAGCATTTGCGTAAGATGTGCATGCACAACATGGTGTGGAGCTACTGCAAGAAGATCAGTCCTGAGTGGAAACACCAG ATGGAACAGAAGATGATCGCCAGTGAGGTCTTCAAGGACAAAAAAGACAACTATCCACAGAGCGTGCCCAAACTGTTTGTCAGCACAAGACTCA ATGGAGAGGACATCAACCCCAAGGTGCTGCAGGCTCTGGGCAGTGAGAAGATGAAG TACGCAGTGCCTGTTATCAAGTACGACAGAAAAGGATACAAAGCTCGACCCCGCCAGTTGCTGCTCACCGGCAGCAGTGCTGTTATCGTAGAGGAGGGCAAAATCAAACAGCGCATCAACTACGAAGCTctgaaag gtatctcAGTCAGCTCTCTTAGTGACGGCTTGTTTGTTCTGCACGTGCCCAGTGATGACAACAAACAGAAG GGAGATGTGATTCTGCAGAGTGACCACGTGATTGAGACCTTGACCAAAATCATGATCTGTGCCGACAAGatcaacagcatcaacatcaaCCAGGGCAG TATACAGTTTACGGTGGCTCAGGGGAAAGAGGGGATAATCGACTTCACACCTGGATCAGAGCTACTGGTGGCCAAGGCTAAGAATGGACATCTGTCTGTG